The following are encoded in a window of Kitasatospora fiedleri genomic DNA:
- a CDS encoding DUF4097 family beta strand repeat-containing protein — translation MQKFDTAAPVTVVLDVPAGLVRFIAADRTDTVVELRPADPAKGRDAKAVEHTEVGYADGVLRIVTDSAAHRLLGPSGALEVTVQLPSGSTVEAKSADARLRGVGRLGAVTFESARGSVKLDEASAARLTLQDGDIEVGRLTGPGAFSTQRGDLTVTEAVRGALELTTRSGSIAVGVARGVSASLDAGTGHGRIDNALRNADDVPAVTIRATTAHGDISARTV, via the coding sequence ATGCAGAAGTTCGACACCGCCGCCCCGGTCACCGTCGTCCTGGACGTCCCGGCCGGGTTGGTCCGGTTCATCGCCGCCGACCGCACCGACACCGTGGTCGAGCTGCGCCCCGCCGACCCGGCCAAGGGCCGCGACGCGAAGGCCGTCGAGCACACCGAGGTCGGCTACGCCGACGGCGTGCTGCGGATCGTCACCGACTCCGCCGCGCACCGCCTGCTCGGCCCGTCCGGCGCGCTGGAGGTCACCGTGCAACTGCCCTCCGGCTCCACGGTCGAGGCGAAGAGCGCGGACGCCCGGCTCCGCGGCGTCGGCCGGCTCGGCGCGGTCACCTTCGAGAGCGCCCGGGGCTCGGTCAAGCTCGACGAGGCGTCCGCCGCCCGACTCACCCTCCAGGACGGCGACATCGAGGTCGGCCGCCTCACCGGCCCCGGCGCGTTCAGCACCCAGCGCGGCGACCTGACCGTCACCGAGGCGGTGCGCGGCGCGCTCGAACTGACCACCCGGTCCGGCTCGATCGCGGTCGGCGTGGCCCGCGGCGTCTCCGCCTCGCTGGACGCCGGCACCGGCCACGGCCGGATCGACAACGCGCTGCGCAACGCCGACGACGTCCCGGCGGTCACCATCCGCGCCACCACCGCGCACGGCGACATCTCCGCCCGCACCGTCTGA
- a CDS encoding DUF6882 domain-containing protein: MATTFTESFLRAAEPHAAWGAEQLEALERALPAAPWTADLSECAYETGGRTLRVGLLGTYDPAGRSWLWGWANPGFGGAPVTAASARVAEFGRAYSVPELAEPEVDLSGFADPRHAAEALAFTGMGVLGAPGYIGQEAGPQTRVYFVPEDPSLPPAPLDPVTVPRFLLTGAGLFGHDARAVVRGYFWHHGVPVAEGPDLITARLPDGRDLRVSFDPLGRIASVEGSVGGR; the protein is encoded by the coding sequence ATGGCCACGACCTTCACCGAGTCCTTCCTGCGCGCCGCCGAGCCGCACGCCGCCTGGGGCGCCGAGCAGTTGGAGGCGCTGGAACGGGCGCTGCCGGCCGCGCCGTGGACGGCCGACCTGAGCGAGTGCGCCTACGAGACCGGCGGCCGGACGCTGCGGGTGGGCCTGCTCGGGACGTACGACCCCGCGGGGCGGTCCTGGCTGTGGGGCTGGGCCAATCCGGGCTTCGGCGGGGCGCCCGTGACGGCCGCCTCCGCCCGGGTCGCGGAGTTCGGACGGGCGTACAGCGTACCGGAGTTGGCCGAACCCGAGGTCGACCTGTCCGGTTTCGCCGACCCGCGGCACGCGGCGGAGGCGCTGGCCTTCACCGGCATGGGCGTGCTCGGCGCGCCCGGTTACATCGGGCAGGAGGCCGGGCCGCAGACCCGGGTGTACTTCGTGCCGGAGGACCCGTCACTGCCGCCGGCGCCGCTCGACCCGGTCACGGTGCCGCGCTTCCTGCTGACCGGCGCGGGGCTGTTCGGGCACGACGCCCGGGCCGTGGTGCGCGGTTACTTCTGGCACCACGGCGTGCCGGTGGCGGAGGGCCCCGACCTGATCACCGCCCGACTGCCCGACGGGCGCGACCTCCGGGTGTCGTTCGACCCGCTGGGCCGGATCGCCTCCGTCGAGGGCTCGGTGGGCGGCCGCTGA
- a CDS encoding LysR family transcriptional regulator produces the protein MDLEAVRTYVAVAEAGQFQKAATDLAITQQAVSKRIAGLERDLGVRLFTRTPRGAEPTIDGQAFLPHARALLRAADRAAASVRTGRRPLRVDVINSRGAASRLMRDFHRAHPDVELDIVMLLDIESAVAAIRSGSVDASFRAVAMPGRPLPEDLTAVRVVDEPLHLLTGPGHALAAARAVPLADLAGHRIWMPGILPGSEWGAYYASLAGEFGLTIESTGPNFGSDALLDTIADTPALATFMGEDTRLVWPTGHGLRRIPVTDPVPVYPHSLLHHRDDPHPALPALRAHLAAAATTAPAGTWVPSWAR, from the coding sequence GTGGACCTCGAAGCCGTGCGCACCTACGTCGCCGTCGCGGAGGCGGGCCAGTTCCAGAAGGCCGCCACCGACCTGGCGATCACCCAGCAGGCCGTCTCCAAGCGGATCGCCGGGCTCGAACGCGACCTGGGCGTCCGGCTGTTCACCCGCACCCCGCGCGGTGCCGAACCCACCATCGACGGCCAGGCGTTCCTGCCGCACGCCCGCGCACTGCTGCGGGCCGCCGACCGGGCCGCCGCCTCCGTCCGCACCGGCCGCCGCCCGCTGCGCGTCGACGTGATCAACTCGCGCGGCGCGGCCTCCCGGCTGATGCGGGACTTCCACCGCGCCCACCCGGACGTCGAGTTGGACATCGTGATGCTGCTCGACATCGAGAGCGCCGTCGCCGCGATCCGCTCCGGCAGCGTCGACGCCTCCTTCCGGGCCGTCGCCATGCCCGGTCGGCCGCTGCCCGAGGACCTGACCGCCGTCCGGGTCGTCGACGAGCCGCTGCACCTGCTCACCGGCCCCGGGCACGCCCTCGCCGCCGCCCGCGCGGTGCCGCTCGCCGACCTGGCCGGACACCGGATCTGGATGCCCGGCATCCTCCCCGGTAGCGAGTGGGGCGCCTACTACGCCTCCCTGGCGGGCGAGTTCGGGCTGACCATCGAGTCGACCGGCCCCAACTTCGGCTCCGACGCGCTGCTCGACACCATCGCCGACACCCCCGCCCTGGCCACCTTCATGGGCGAGGACACCCGGCTGGTCTGGCCCACCGGGCACGGCCTGCGCCGCATCCCGGTGACCGACCCCGTCCCCGTCTACCCGCACTCCCTGCTGCACCACCGGGACGATCCGCACCCCGCGCTCCCGGCGCTGCGCGCCCACCTCGCCGCCGCCGCGACGACCGCCCCGGCCGGTACCTGGGTCCCGTCCTGGGCCCGCTGA
- a CDS encoding LVIVD repeat-containing protein, whose product MIAAGLLFTGVLTAAPPATAAGTLTALTTIPASDFTLTADYHQYDALDAALVSTLGTSAVHTVMDNANHDRQGLASSFSVAGLSTGFRFDDGDDGDCQSLPQGITTSRDAVGTANSGTYDGHQLVLVSWYTADACKGKHQRSRITLVDWDATYPNKYRKILLVEPTGTPAAPSFKDIPIHAGGVSWYGDYLYVADTAVGMRVFDMRKILNTDTGGTADQIGRQSGSVYYAHNYAYVLPQVGTVTAHTSSSVTALAWSSISLDRVSKSIVTTEYTCPTTTPCADFPEREPRAVRFPFAPGATTFAATTTASQALRLPWYHLNGVASHNGRWWFNSSGEKKLSYWTPTAGSSTFAWVGGGESLSYWEDTTGPDLLWSLQETTGNRNVFAVTQATYGGG is encoded by the coding sequence TTGATCGCGGCCGGCCTGCTGTTCACCGGCGTGCTCACCGCCGCGCCGCCGGCCACCGCCGCCGGCACCCTGACCGCGCTGACCACGATCCCGGCGTCCGACTTCACCCTCACCGCGGACTACCACCAGTACGACGCGCTCGACGCGGCGCTGGTCTCGACGCTCGGCACGAGCGCCGTGCACACGGTGATGGACAACGCGAACCACGACCGGCAGGGGCTGGCGTCCTCCTTCTCGGTCGCCGGGCTGTCCACCGGTTTCCGGTTCGACGACGGCGACGACGGCGACTGCCAGAGCCTCCCGCAGGGCATCACCACCAGCCGGGACGCGGTGGGCACCGCGAACAGCGGCACCTACGACGGGCACCAGCTGGTGCTGGTCAGCTGGTACACGGCGGACGCCTGCAAGGGCAAGCACCAGCGCAGCCGGATCACCCTGGTCGACTGGGACGCCACCTACCCCAACAAGTACCGCAAGATCCTGCTGGTCGAGCCGACCGGCACCCCGGCCGCGCCCAGCTTCAAGGACATCCCGATCCACGCCGGCGGGGTCTCCTGGTACGGCGACTACCTGTACGTCGCCGACACCGCGGTCGGCATGCGGGTCTTCGACATGCGCAAGATCCTGAACACCGACACCGGCGGCACCGCCGACCAGATCGGCCGCCAGTCCGGGTCGGTCTACTACGCGCACAACTACGCCTACGTGCTGCCCCAGGTCGGCACGGTCACGGCGCACACGTCGTCCTCCGTCACCGCGCTGGCGTGGTCGTCGATCTCGCTGGACCGGGTCAGCAAGTCGATCGTGACGACGGAGTACACCTGCCCGACCACCACGCCCTGCGCGGACTTCCCCGAGCGCGAGCCGCGCGCCGTCCGCTTCCCGTTCGCCCCGGGGGCCACCACCTTCGCCGCGACGACCACCGCGAGCCAGGCGCTCCGGCTGCCCTGGTACCACCTCAACGGCGTGGCCTCGCACAACGGCCGGTGGTGGTTCAACTCCTCGGGCGAGAAGAAGCTCTCCTACTGGACGCCGACCGCCGGGTCCTCCACCTTCGCCTGGGTGGGCGGCGGCGAGAGCCTCTCCTACTGGGAGGACACCACCGGGCCCGACCTGCTCTGGTCCCTCCAGGAGACCACCGGCAACCGCAACGTCTTCGCCGTCACCCAGGCCACCTACGGCGGCGGCTGA
- a CDS encoding helix-turn-helix domain-containing protein has product MPGGRLTQQERQQIALGLADDLAYAEIARRLDRPTSTVTREVMRNGGPAGYRADLAQRATEHRTHRRAALPRDPHLADRPDDGRDPGAVDAFEEAITTVFMQSGLSRMPARVLAALLLTDSGSLTATELAQRLQVSPASVSKAVAFLDEQSMVRRERDERRRERYVVDDEIWYQSAVASAHANAAVAATARQGVVVLGSTSPAGTRLENIARFLDHLSEMLLRAADQGRDVLFTKPVREPDDPAGGPADDPANGPAGSRS; this is encoded by the coding sequence ATGCCGGGAGGCAGGCTCACCCAGCAGGAGCGCCAGCAGATCGCGCTGGGGCTGGCCGACGACCTGGCCTACGCGGAGATCGCCCGCCGGCTCGACCGTCCGACCTCGACCGTCACCCGGGAGGTCATGCGCAACGGCGGCCCGGCCGGCTACCGGGCCGACCTCGCCCAGCGGGCCACCGAGCACCGCACCCACCGCCGGGCCGCGCTGCCCCGCGACCCGCACCTGGCCGACCGCCCCGACGACGGGCGCGACCCCGGCGCGGTGGACGCCTTCGAGGAGGCGATCACCACCGTCTTCATGCAGTCCGGCCTGAGCCGGATGCCCGCCCGGGTGCTGGCCGCGCTGCTGCTCACCGACTCCGGCAGCCTGACCGCCACCGAACTCGCCCAGCGCCTCCAGGTCAGCCCGGCGTCCGTCTCCAAGGCGGTGGCCTTCCTGGACGAGCAGTCGATGGTCCGCCGGGAGCGCGACGAGCGCCGCCGCGAGCGCTACGTGGTGGACGACGAGATCTGGTACCAGTCCGCGGTGGCCAGCGCCCACGCCAACGCCGCGGTGGCCGCCACCGCCCGGCAGGGCGTCGTCGTGCTCGGCTCGACCAGCCCGGCCGGGACGCGGCTGGAGAACATCGCCCGGTTCCTCGACCACCTCTCCGAGATGCTGCTGCGCGCCGCCGACCAGGGCCGCGACGTGCTGTTCACCAAGCCCGTCCGGGAACCGGACGACCCGGCCGGCGGCCCCGCGGACGATCCGGCGAACGGCCCTGCGGGCAGCCGCAGTTGA
- a CDS encoding lamin tail domain-containing protein yields MCAASLTFSGLIATGLIVAQPAAAADPSGYQNVRINEVTSNGNDTVELYNGGPAAVSISGWKMSDDGFSPQSFSPSASSIPAGGFVTFNSPKGLGDSDKVVLYTAGGTVVDRVDWATDKAKPAIARCGGDGTGGWVTATTAATFGSANAAGCPASVPAASRIRINEVGSDGSDTVELYNGGTSAVSIGSWKYVDGDTSHSAASISSSSPSATSIPAGGYVTFNSTIGLGDNDALFLLDGSGNTVDSVTWATGGAKPSDERCATGFQTSANATFGAVNSCAGSTPGGGTGGTPTGQLLGGGGSLTSGCAPEAPGGTGAKPAGTPAWPGGPDVTIADNVCAFTTSTGPEGRDVSGLAFDPANPSVLWAAKNKNWLYKLVKSNGKWVPDATWSATGKQIRFAGGTGEPDSEGLTVGPNGHLYVTSERDNTKNTAPKDTVLEFDPNAGGSTLTPLHQWDMTSQFPQLDTGSKDDANLGFEGVGYVPDSWLTANGWTDPLTGSAYNPANYPLHGAGLFFAGLEYDGTLHVYGLNSNGTFTTFGTVSTGKPGVMDVTFDAGTQRIVATCDNTCGETHTFLKVNASGAIVPDVTYTNPAVMPVDNLEGFALAPTSTCANGFREAVWSDDGIYGFGSGSSSYGHALYSGTFPC; encoded by the coding sequence GTGTGCGCCGCGTCCCTGACGTTCTCCGGGCTGATCGCCACCGGGCTGATCGTCGCGCAGCCCGCCGCGGCGGCCGACCCGTCCGGCTACCAGAACGTGCGCATCAACGAGGTCACCTCCAACGGCAACGACACGGTGGAGCTCTACAACGGCGGCCCGGCGGCGGTGAGCATCAGCGGCTGGAAGATGTCCGACGACGGCTTCTCCCCGCAGTCCTTCAGCCCGTCCGCGAGCAGCATCCCGGCCGGCGGCTTCGTCACCTTCAACTCGCCCAAGGGGCTGGGCGACTCCGACAAGGTGGTGCTCTACACGGCCGGCGGCACGGTGGTCGACCGGGTCGACTGGGCCACCGACAAGGCCAAGCCCGCGATCGCCCGCTGCGGCGGCGACGGCACCGGCGGGTGGGTCACCGCCACCACCGCGGCCACCTTCGGCTCCGCGAACGCCGCGGGCTGCCCGGCCTCCGTGCCCGCCGCGAGCCGCATCCGGATCAACGAGGTCGGCTCGGACGGCTCGGACACCGTCGAGCTGTACAACGGCGGCACCAGCGCCGTCAGCATCGGCTCGTGGAAGTACGTCGACGGCGACACCTCGCACTCCGCCGCCTCGATCTCGTCCTCCTCGCCGAGCGCGACCAGCATCCCCGCGGGCGGCTACGTCACGTTCAACTCCACCATCGGGCTGGGCGACAACGACGCGCTGTTCCTGCTCGACGGCAGCGGCAACACCGTCGACTCGGTCACCTGGGCGACCGGCGGCGCCAAGCCCTCCGACGAGCGCTGCGCCACCGGCTTCCAGACCTCCGCGAACGCGACCTTCGGCGCCGTGAACTCCTGCGCGGGCAGCACCCCCGGCGGCGGCACCGGCGGCACCCCCACCGGCCAACTGCTCGGCGGCGGCGGCTCGCTCACCAGCGGCTGCGCCCCCGAGGCGCCCGGCGGCACCGGCGCCAAGCCCGCCGGCACGCCGGCCTGGCCCGGCGGCCCGGACGTCACCATCGCCGACAACGTCTGTGCGTTCACCACCTCCACCGGCCCCGAGGGCCGGGACGTCAGCGGCCTGGCCTTCGACCCGGCCAACCCGTCCGTGCTGTGGGCCGCCAAGAACAAGAACTGGCTGTACAAGCTGGTCAAGAGCAACGGCAAGTGGGTCCCGGACGCCACCTGGAGCGCGACCGGCAAGCAGATCCGCTTCGCGGGCGGCACCGGCGAGCCGGACTCCGAGGGCCTGACCGTCGGCCCCAACGGGCACCTCTACGTGACCTCCGAGCGCGACAACACCAAGAACACCGCGCCCAAGGACACCGTCCTGGAGTTCGACCCGAACGCCGGCGGCAGCACCCTGACCCCGCTCCACCAGTGGGACATGACCTCGCAGTTCCCGCAGCTCGACACCGGCAGCAAGGACGACGCCAACCTCGGCTTCGAGGGCGTCGGCTACGTCCCGGACAGCTGGCTGACCGCCAACGGCTGGACCGACCCGCTCACCGGCTCCGCCTACAACCCGGCGAACTACCCGCTGCACGGCGCCGGCCTGTTCTTCGCCGGGCTGGAGTACGACGGCACCCTGCACGTCTACGGCCTCAACTCGAACGGCACCTTCACCACCTTCGGCACCGTCTCCACCGGCAAGCCGGGCGTGATGGACGTGACCTTCGACGCCGGCACCCAGCGGATCGTCGCCACCTGCGACAACACCTGCGGCGAGACCCACACCTTCCTGAAGGTCAACGCGAGCGGCGCGATCGTGCCGGACGTGACCTACACCAACCCCGCCGTCATGCCGGTCGACAACCTGGAGGGCTTCGCCCTCGCGCCGACCTCCACCTGCGCCAACGGCTTCCGCGAGGCGGTCTGGAGCGACGACGGCATCTACGGCTTCGGCTCCGGCAGCTCCTCCTACGGGCACGCGCTCTACAGCGGCACCTTCCCCTGCTGA
- a CDS encoding metallophosphoesterase — MRRLGVLVLVLVLLCLPPWWTLLAAGTDWPLPVVPAGTAVLLAWMVGFPFLMVAGHRSRARDDRAARIADTSLGVVWVLFTWSVLGGLVDLLLAGFGVGGTGRARVVAAAVVLVSAGLLAWGHHEAMRVPRVRRLDVRLPRLGAGLDGTRVVVLADTHYGPIDRAAWSAQVTEAVNALAADVVVHAGDIADGTPAQRREQSAPLGAVRAALARVYVTGNHEYGGEAQGWLDRMAELGWEALHNRHVVVERGGDALVLAGVDDVTAASSGEDGHRADLSGALAGADPRLPVLLVAHQPKYVPQAVAAGVDLQVSGHTHGGQIWPFRYLVRLDQPVVQGLSRHGERTQLYTSRGTGFWGPPFRVFAPSEITLLTLRAGEGTAGTAG; from the coding sequence GTGCGGCGGCTGGGCGTGCTGGTGCTGGTCCTGGTGCTGCTCTGCCTGCCGCCGTGGTGGACGCTGCTGGCCGCCGGGACCGACTGGCCGCTGCCGGTGGTGCCGGCGGGTACGGCGGTGCTGCTGGCCTGGATGGTCGGCTTCCCGTTCCTGATGGTCGCGGGCCACCGCTCGCGGGCGCGCGACGACCGGGCGGCCCGGATCGCGGACACCAGCCTGGGCGTGGTGTGGGTGCTGTTCACCTGGTCGGTGCTGGGCGGCCTGGTGGACCTGCTGCTGGCCGGGTTCGGCGTCGGCGGCACCGGCCGGGCCCGGGTGGTCGCGGCGGCCGTCGTCCTGGTGTCGGCCGGGCTGCTGGCCTGGGGGCACCACGAGGCGATGCGGGTGCCCCGGGTGCGGCGGCTGGACGTCCGCCTGCCGCGGCTCGGCGCCGGGCTGGACGGGACCAGGGTGGTGGTGCTGGCCGACACCCACTACGGGCCGATCGACCGGGCGGCCTGGTCGGCGCAGGTCACCGAGGCGGTCAACGCGCTGGCGGCGGACGTGGTGGTGCACGCCGGGGACATCGCGGACGGCACGCCCGCCCAGCGCCGGGAGCAGTCCGCGCCGCTGGGCGCGGTCCGGGCCGCGCTGGCCCGGGTGTACGTGACGGGCAACCACGAGTACGGCGGCGAGGCGCAGGGCTGGCTGGACCGGATGGCGGAGCTGGGCTGGGAGGCGCTGCACAACCGCCACGTGGTGGTGGAGCGCGGCGGGGACGCCCTGGTGCTGGCCGGGGTGGACGACGTCACCGCGGCGTCCTCCGGCGAGGACGGGCACCGGGCCGACCTGTCCGGCGCGCTGGCCGGGGCGGACCCCCGGCTGCCGGTGCTGCTGGTCGCGCACCAGCCCAAGTACGTGCCGCAGGCGGTGGCCGCCGGCGTCGACCTCCAGGTCTCCGGGCACACCCACGGCGGCCAGATCTGGCCGTTCCGGTACCTGGTCCGGCTGGACCAGCCGGTGGTGCAGGGCCTGAGCCGGCACGGGGAGCGCACCCAGCTCTACACCAGCCGGGGCACCGGTTTCTGGGGGCCGCCGTTCCGGGTGTTCGCGCCGAGCGAGATCACCCTGCTGACCCTGCGCGCGGGCGAGGGGACCGCCGGGACCGCCGGCTGA